GTTGTCCAAAGTGTCCGACGATTTGCGTCTTCATGTTGTCTTTGAGCGATGTGAACCAGTTGTTAGCTTGTTCGTAGACTGCGTCGTGCAGCTTGAGTAGTTCGACCAGTTCCTCGCCTTCTACCTGTTGCGTGCCAATACAAGTGTGGATTCAAAAAATTGTTTTTCCTGGAGAGGGTGCGGGGGGGTTGTTTGGCATCATGGAGACACACAACCCACCTTTTGGTCTTCCAGGTAATCAATTTTGGCGGTGTGGTAGCCGTCCCTCTGGCCGTGACTTAAGACTTTGAAACGAGAAACTCCAATGGTCTCCACTACAGAGCGGCCGTCAGGGAAGAACTTGACGTCTTGGACCTGTGGATAGAAATGTATCAAATTGCTTTTAATAAATGATGAAGGGGTTTTATGGTGTTTAAATGAATGCCCTATAAAGGATAAAATTATCAATTAAAacatccattcataaaaaaaaatgtaattatagcTTGTAAAAGTGTATGTCTAAAAGTAGTGTCTTTTGAATTTGGTTTACAACCACCAGTGACCATTTGAACATTTAACTGTCATCCTGACCTGCAGCATGCAGCCGTAGTCGGCGAAGCCTTTCAGCTCGTCAGCGATGCACATGCCGAACTGCTTGGTACCCGTCTCCATGGAGCGACGGATCATGAGGCGGTAGCGTGGCTCAAAGACGTGCAGCGGGCACGGAATTGTGGGGAAGGCCATAGTGCACACAAAGATGGGCACTTCCTGGTTCAGGCTGAAAACGGAAGCATTTGTACTCGGTGAGCGGCAAGGCTCACCCAACACACAGCTACATTTTTTCTTGACCAAACTCACTTGGAGAGCTCTTTCATCTCCTCTTCATGGACTTTCTTCCTTTCCGCCAGTTCGCTAGCCAGGTATCGCTGCAGTACTTCCTCCATCAGCAAGGTCTTGTTGTAGCCTCTACTGGCCAAAAACTGACAGTGGGCCACGCCCATTAGTTGTTGCACATAATACCAACACAAGTTCACATATGTTAGTGATCATCACCTCGGATAGGTTCTCCTTGCACAAAGGGCAGTTGGGGTTGTGGTCTAGGCAGCGCTCCAGACACTTGAGACAGAAGGTGTGCCCGCAAGGTGTGGCCACGGGCTCGTAGAAAAGCCTGGAAGAGGAAGACAGTAACCTCATTAGGGGGATGAAAGCTCAATTTGTCCTCCAACTTGAGACCATCTTCACACTCACCTCATACAGAGCGAGCACTCCAAGTCGCCACTGTCCAAAAGCTCAGCGGGAAATACCCTAGCTCCGCCTGCAGCTGCCGTCTTGACATCACTCGACTCGCCTGCGTGAGAGATGGTCGCTATTTCAAGAACTGGATCTACTTtgacaagacttttttttttctcccccaaagcAGAATTTACTAGTTATTGCTTATAGTGGGGTGTGCCTCATAGTCCAAAATTTGCAGTACAAATTGACTGTATGAATTTGTAAGAATCTGTCTAGCTTCGTACCAGGTTTGAGTAATTTGGTGGGAAGATCGGATGAGCATCCATCACTCTGCTTCCTCTTAAGGCCAGTGGGCGGGGCCGGTAGGGTGGCCAAGACATCGGCTAGGCTCTTGCCGGAGCTGGTGCTGCTGTCGTCGACTGAAGGTGCGCTAGAGATGCACTGCCTGGAAGGAGACTCGCCCGTCATGGTGCTTTTTGTCACACTCGGGTCAAAGTCCTGCACGCAAAagtagaatggaaaaaaataaaacagattaATAATTTGGCAGTCAGCACTCCCTTGAAAACATgtaggtatttatttatttatttattttacctgTGAGGATAGAGCAGGTTTCTGCGCAAGTGGTCTTAGGGTCCTCAGCAGAGCCGGGGGCTTGATTGGCCGTGAGGCAACCCCACCTTGAAGTGGGTGCAGCGGCGTGGGCATGTCTTGGTTTTCGAAAACGGAGGAGAAGAGCTCGGCGAGAACCTGTTCCGAAACAGACCCGTAAGCATGGTGGTCACGATTGTGATGCATTGACGGGCGGCGCACTTGCCTTCTGAGCTTCCAGTCGAACTTTGGTCCAATTGGGTTTGAGCGCCACACATAGGAAATATTCTTCTAGTGCTTCATCGTTCCGCCCCGCTTTGCTCAGTGTGGTGGCCTTCAGGTAGTGAGCCTatgaacagatttttttctcatttagctcagaaatgtaaaaaaaaaaatcatgtgaatTTAGAcaataatttgaaaaagaaTGCGGAAAACAAATAAGTTCTTCAGCCTCGGCTCAAAAATCACAGGTCACGTTTCCAAATCACTTGTTATCAAttgttcaaatgtttttgtcaacATTCACTACTTGTCAACGTGTCTCGCCAGCATCAGTCTCACCTTTGGCCAGCGAGGTTTGATCTGGCACACGTTGCTGGCATCCCGCACTGCCTGGCTCACGTTGTTCATGTCCATGTGCAAGTCAGCCCGCTGGCACAAGAGCCGTCCTGAAGATGGCGCTGCAAAGACACACACAAGACAAAGTCAGGTCAAGAATTAGGCCAGTCGACGCTTGTAACGTGACATCAAGATGTCACGTGGATGCCTCAAAAAACAAAAGCGATACAAAATTGTATTCCATCTGTAACTGAATTCAACCACTAGACTGTGACTTTTTTTACAAGTAGCAAAGCAGCccctatttttaaacatttatggTATCTGCCCCAGGCTGTCAAAATGCAAATTGTCAACAGGCTGAGCAAGTGTTTGAGGTGTGTGGCTGACATGTGACAGCATCAAATCTGGCTCTAAGCATCGCTGCTTCTTTCCCTGCCACCGGCGTGCCTTTCGCTAGTAGGTGAATCACCATTGTTAACAGACGCCATTTACCATTTGAGTGCGGGAAATGGATTCCAAGTCATTCATGCTTCCGACTGGAAGCAATTTTGCTGTGTCACTATCATATCAATGATTCAACTGAATGCACATGTCACGTTTATGACATATTTTGGTTTTATGGTAAGAATTCTAAGTGAgtgaatttacaaaataaacaaaaagctaaaataactgacctattttgttttaatgtgaaCAATTTATGAACAAATGGTAAATGGGTTTTCACTTGTATAGCATGTTTAAGGTATTAAAAGAATTTGGACAGTGTCTCCTCATTATCCTTTTTATTCCAACCTGGAATGTTTAGGTAGAGAAGTTTGCATCCTAACACCGGCGCTCTAATG
Above is a window of Stigmatopora nigra isolate UIUO_SnigA chromosome 11, RoL_Snig_1.1, whole genome shotgun sequence DNA encoding:
- the lonrf2 gene encoding LON peptidase N-terminal domain and RING finger protein 2: MEIEMLLHPLSHPSAPGICPEMLEVAAEANRAGDFNLAAEIYSSQLSDLQQPDRGLCLRKADTLVRAGRVSEALDSYCTAASLDKLRPEELPLLVESIARGLREKEPGLRSTSGGEEGEDALGEIPEDGPLDLFSCGLCRCVLNEPSTVECGHTFCRHCLEPDSVKDCVHCKRALARKEGLPNGRRLDVVLGGLLDKLFATESRARRLWIEGEMLWQNQKLTEALEKYNEAVELTPSSGRLLCQRADLHMDMNNVSQAVRDASNVCQIKPRWPKAHYLKATTLSKAGRNDEALEEYFLCVALKPNWTKVRLEAQKVLAELFSSVFENQDMPTPLHPLQGGVASRPIKPPALLRTLRPLAQKPALSSQDFDPSVTKSTMTGESPSRQCISSAPSVDDSSTSSGKSLADVLATLPAPPTGLKRKQSDGCSSDLPTKLLKPGESSDVKTAAAGGARVFPAELLDSGDLECSLCMRLFYEPVATPCGHTFCLKCLERCLDHNPNCPLCKENLSEFLASRGYNKTLLMEEVLQRYLASELAERKKVHEEEMKELSNLNQEVPIFVCTMAFPTIPCPLHVFEPRYRLMIRRSMETGTKQFGMCIADELKGFADYGCMLQVQDVKFFPDGRSVVETIGVSRFKVLSHGQRDGYHTAKIDYLEDQKVEGEELVELLKLHDAVYEQANNWFTSLKDNMKTQIVGHFGQLPSKDPDPQASGSGPAWCWWLLAVLPLENRAQLTILSMNSLKERLLAIRKVLIFVMRRRPR